A single region of the Marinobacter salinus genome encodes:
- a CDS encoding Acg family FMN-binding oxidoreductase → MNYSSYAMETWRHLPLDNAAHDYSVLVHYATLAASSHNTQPWLFKLEKNRIRILPDLSRRCPAVDPDDHHLYASLGCATENLLLAAQAAGLQGHCTYDPSTSGVQIDFEETIPFRSPLFEAIPKRQCSRVEYDRSPLTAEQMQQLETAGHGDGVSVRLFTDTDHKERIARYVAEGNTIQFGDAAWARELKSWIRFNTREAVSAGDGLYGPIMGNPDVPRWLGLLAMKFGFSARKQNQKDFRHIRSSSAIAVLVSETDDERHWIEAGRCYERLALQAAALDLKTAFLNQPVEVAPLRAEFARFLGVGNGRPDLIVRIGRGLETPRSLRRPVEQVIV, encoded by the coding sequence ATGAACTACTCAAGCTATGCAATGGAAACTTGGCGTCATTTGCCACTGGATAACGCAGCACATGACTATTCAGTGCTTGTGCATTATGCGACGTTGGCGGCGTCGAGCCACAATACTCAGCCCTGGCTGTTTAAACTGGAAAAAAACCGGATCCGGATTTTGCCGGACTTGTCACGGCGCTGCCCTGCGGTCGACCCCGACGACCACCATTTGTATGCCAGCCTGGGCTGCGCCACCGAGAACCTTCTGCTGGCGGCACAAGCGGCCGGACTGCAGGGCCACTGTACCTATGACCCGTCGACCTCGGGTGTGCAAATTGATTTCGAGGAAACGATTCCCTTCCGGTCACCTTTGTTCGAGGCCATTCCCAAACGGCAGTGTAGCCGGGTCGAATACGATCGGTCGCCACTCACTGCAGAGCAGATGCAGCAGCTGGAGACGGCCGGGCACGGCGATGGAGTCTCCGTCAGGCTGTTCACTGACACTGACCATAAAGAGCGGATAGCCCGCTATGTGGCCGAAGGGAACACCATACAGTTCGGCGATGCTGCATGGGCCAGGGAGCTTAAATCCTGGATTCGATTTAACACAAGAGAGGCCGTCAGCGCAGGAGATGGGCTGTATGGACCGATCATGGGTAATCCCGATGTGCCCCGATGGCTTGGGTTGCTGGCGATGAAGTTCGGTTTCTCCGCGAGGAAGCAGAACCAGAAAGACTTCCGGCACATCCGAAGCTCGTCTGCCATTGCCGTGCTGGTTTCTGAAACTGACGACGAGCGCCATTGGATTGAAGCCGGCCGCTGCTATGAGCGGCTTGCGTTGCAGGCAGCCGCTCTGGACTTGAAGACGGCCTTCCTTAATCAGCCGGTAGAGGTGGCGCCCCTGCGCGCTGAGTTTGCCCGTTTTCTGGGGGTCGGAAACGGACGGCCGGACCTTATCGTAAGAATTGGACGTGGGCTGGAAACGCCACGATCACTGCGGCGGCCGGTGGAGCAGGTTATTGTTTAG
- a CDS encoding putative 4-mercaptohistidine N1-methyltransferase, which yields MSNQEYLAFVEAGGYQQDRFWGDEGRSWRQFAKARHPTFWRWHNGWHLRLMTEEIEMPWDWPVEVNYHEARAFCEWKSEQTGEPIRLPTEDEWYRLCSAAGVEEVSHHTASANLHLDHGASSCPVTHFRHGEWFDVVGNGWQLAMHSDGTFSSMPGSDISRRRPRSASPMPIMRVIGYWPNTRNFTSVTPGTALKTFEELGLDEIADKVSFHQGDACNLKPQFSGYDLVLAANLIDRLYRPRRFLDSIHERINDGGLLIIASPYTWLEEHTPKEEWIGGFKKDGENHTTLDGLKDHLSSHFRLVGQPRKVPFVIRETQHKFQHTLSEVTIWERLPG from the coding sequence GTGAGCAACCAGGAATACCTGGCATTTGTTGAGGCCGGCGGTTACCAACAGGACAGATTCTGGGGCGATGAGGGGCGCTCATGGCGCCAGTTTGCAAAGGCGAGACACCCAACGTTCTGGCGCTGGCACAATGGTTGGCATCTGCGCCTGATGACTGAAGAAATTGAAATGCCCTGGGACTGGCCCGTTGAAGTGAATTATCACGAGGCGAGAGCCTTCTGTGAATGGAAAAGTGAGCAAACCGGGGAACCGATTCGACTGCCGACAGAAGACGAGTGGTACCGGCTATGCTCGGCGGCGGGCGTAGAGGAGGTTAGTCATCATACCGCCAGTGCCAACCTCCATCTGGATCACGGCGCGTCATCGTGTCCTGTGACTCACTTCCGTCATGGCGAATGGTTTGACGTCGTAGGGAACGGCTGGCAGCTCGCTATGCATTCAGACGGCACTTTTTCCAGCATGCCGGGTTCCGATATATCTCGTCGGAGGCCGAGGTCAGCCAGCCCAATGCCTATTATGAGAGTGATCGGTTACTGGCCGAATACGCGGAATTTCACTTCGGTGACGCCTGGTACGGCGTTGAAAACTTTCGAGGAACTGGGATTGGATGAAATTGCCGACAAAGTGTCATTTCATCAGGGAGACGCCTGTAACCTCAAACCCCAATTCAGCGGTTACGATCTCGTGTTGGCAGCCAACCTGATTGATCGGCTATACCGGCCAAGACGTTTCCTGGACAGCATTCATGAACGGATCAACGACGGTGGGCTACTGATCATCGCGTCGCCTTACACATGGCTTGAGGAGCATACACCCAAGGAGGAATGGATCGGTGGATTCAAAAAAGACGGAGAAAACCACACCACGTTAGATGGTTTGAAAGACCACCTGTCCAGCCACTTCAGGTTAGTGGGACAGCCACGGAAAGTGCCATTCGTCATCCGCGAAACACAGCACAAATTCCAGCACACACTGTCAGAGGTGACGATCTGGGAGCGATTGCCTGGCTAA
- a CDS encoding spondin domain-containing protein produces MKRILIPLALVAAPILTQAAEFDVEIHNPTRGLYFTPLLVTAHPAGVTLFETGSAASSELQAMAEGGDISGLVTLLNTAGATTVQDPAAGLLAPGASTTASLNTDNATANTQLSIVAMLLPTNDGFLAINSLDVPTDPGTYTYNLNAYDAGTEANDEIRGSGTPGQPGMPVPPPLDPVLGDNGTGAASTAEGYVHIHRGNLGDTDLTGGDSDIVSTLHRWLNPVARITVTVK; encoded by the coding sequence ATGAAACGAATCCTTATTCCACTGGCACTGGTTGCCGCGCCAATTCTGACGCAGGCAGCCGAATTTGATGTTGAAATCCACAATCCGACGCGGGGGCTGTACTTCACCCCTCTGCTGGTTACGGCCCATCCGGCAGGAGTCACTCTGTTCGAAACCGGCAGCGCAGCCTCCAGCGAGCTGCAGGCGATGGCAGAGGGCGGCGATATCTCCGGGCTGGTTACACTGCTGAATACGGCTGGTGCAACCACGGTCCAGGATCCTGCCGCTGGCCTGCTGGCACCGGGAGCCAGCACGACCGCTTCACTCAACACCGACAACGCCACCGCCAACACTCAGCTGTCGATTGTAGCGATGCTACTGCCTACCAACGATGGCTTCCTGGCGATCAATAGCCTTGACGTGCCGACAGATCCCGGAACCTATACCTACAACCTCAACGCCTATGATGCCGGCACCGAAGCCAATGATGAGATTCGCGGCAGTGGTACTCCGGGCCAACCCGGTATGCCGGTACCTCCGCCACTGGACCCTGTTCTGGGTGACAACGGAACCGGTGCCGCCAGCACGGCCGAAGGTTACGTTCACATCCATCGGGGCAACCTGGGCGATACGGACCTCACCGGTGGCGACAGTGACATCGTGAGCACGCTTCACCGGTGGCTGAACCCGGTGGCCCGCATCACCGTTACGGTTAAATAG
- a CDS encoding IclR family transcriptional regulator: MTDTKIEPRIQVIDRAALLMDAIGRYSKPVKLKALSAETGLAPSTAYRILQSLISNRFVERDSSGDYRLGQRLLQLSNRLHSDIDLRAVSLPYMQELCDRLGETINLTIREGDVVIYFEKVTPNRMMHVNQIVGSRAPLHVTAVGKLMLGLAGEEEIESYARRTNLPAYTRNTLSSLEKLEEACFIGVRQGYALDNEEAEIGVGCIGVLLFEKSGNVSAGLSISAPIERRKDEWIGELKKAGEAISRHLGYQPG; encoded by the coding sequence ATGACTGATACCAAGATTGAACCCCGCATTCAGGTCATTGACCGGGCAGCGTTGCTGATGGATGCAATCGGCCGTTATTCCAAACCAGTCAAACTGAAAGCATTGAGTGCTGAGACTGGGCTGGCGCCATCAACGGCCTACCGGATTCTCCAGTCACTGATCAGTAATCGTTTTGTTGAAAGGGACTCCAGTGGCGATTACCGTTTAGGTCAGAGGTTGTTGCAACTGAGCAACCGTCTGCATTCGGATATCGACCTGCGAGCTGTTTCGCTCCCATACATGCAGGAGCTATGTGACCGTTTGGGTGAAACCATCAACCTCACGATTCGGGAAGGTGATGTGGTGATTTATTTTGAAAAGGTCACGCCAAATCGCATGATGCATGTCAACCAGATTGTAGGCAGTCGCGCCCCACTGCATGTCACCGCTGTGGGTAAGCTTATGCTGGGCCTTGCGGGGGAAGAAGAGATTGAAAGTTACGCCCGGCGAACCAATCTGCCTGCCTACACCCGCAATACGCTGTCTTCGCTGGAGAAGCTTGAAGAGGCCTGTTTTATCGGCGTTCGTCAGGGCTATGCGCTGGATAACGAAGAAGCGGAGATTGGCGTGGGGTGTATTGGTGTTCTGCTGTTCGAAAAATCCGGGAACGTCAGCGCGGGGCTGTCTATTTCTGCTCCTATCGAGCGGAGGAAAGACGAGTGGATCGGCGAACTGAAAAAAGCGGGTGAAGCAATCTCACGCCACCTGGGGTATCAGCCAGGCTAA
- a CDS encoding multidrug effflux MFS transporter translates to MSHLQLAVLLGMTVALGPLALDAYLPAFPSIAEGLNISHSNVGLTLSAYVTTLGLAQLVGGPLSDRYGRKPILFAGLLFFASGAVMVSLADTLSDMVVWRIAQGIGGAFCAVSVPAIVRDEVSGQDAARLFGLIGLIMFIAPAAAPSLGALMLMLGEWQWIFLMLAGYAVLLILALNVMLFPRLQPRPPQTTPVKTLVTNYLLVLRHKTTMRFVGIQVLCFSTMLLFITHSSFIYQEWFGLSNNAFAILFAANIAFMAALNLINRPLLSRFSSESLVRAQVIAQCLALVALVTTVQLQGPLWVVAGCIIIAIGCQGGIVPNNMANAMEFFPHLGGTAAALLGASQFTIAGAISALSSLSGDQTLLSITTAMLACSIGAVLLALGAPRAVALAKKSGM, encoded by the coding sequence TTGTCCCACCTTCAACTTGCGGTACTCCTGGGAATGACCGTGGCTCTCGGCCCCCTGGCGCTTGACGCCTATCTGCCCGCGTTTCCGAGCATCGCCGAAGGCCTGAACATCTCTCATAGTAATGTCGGATTAACCCTGAGCGCTTATGTCACAACTCTCGGTTTGGCCCAGTTGGTTGGTGGCCCCTTGTCTGACCGCTACGGGCGCAAACCGATTCTCTTCGCCGGCCTTCTGTTTTTTGCCAGTGGAGCGGTGATGGTGTCACTGGCGGATACATTGTCCGACATGGTTGTCTGGCGCATTGCCCAGGGCATTGGCGGAGCATTCTGCGCAGTGTCTGTGCCCGCGATTGTCCGGGATGAGGTAAGTGGACAGGATGCCGCCCGGCTGTTCGGATTAATTGGCCTGATCATGTTCATTGCACCAGCTGCCGCCCCGTCGCTGGGCGCCCTGATGCTTATGCTGGGGGAGTGGCAATGGATCTTCCTGATGCTGGCCGGATACGCAGTGCTTCTGATCCTGGCGCTCAATGTAATGCTTTTCCCCCGGCTGCAACCGCGGCCACCACAGACAACACCGGTCAAAACGCTGGTAACAAACTACCTGCTGGTACTCAGACATAAAACCACCATGCGCTTTGTGGGCATTCAGGTGCTCTGCTTCAGTACTATGCTCCTGTTCATTACCCACTCCTCGTTCATCTATCAGGAATGGTTTGGCCTCTCCAACAACGCTTTTGCCATCCTGTTCGCAGCCAACATTGCGTTCATGGCGGCCCTGAACCTGATCAACCGCCCACTGCTGAGCAGATTCTCCTCCGAGAGCCTCGTGCGCGCCCAGGTCATCGCCCAGTGCCTGGCCCTGGTAGCCCTGGTCACGACCGTTCAGTTACAGGGTCCTCTGTGGGTGGTTGCAGGCTGTATCATTATTGCCATCGGCTGCCAGGGCGGCATCGTGCCCAACAATATGGCCAACGCCATGGAGTTTTTCCCTCACCTCGGCGGCACAGCTGCGGCTCTGCTTGGCGCCTCGCAATTTACCATTGCCGGAGCCATAAGCGCCCTGTCCTCCCTCTCTGGCGACCAAACATTGCTTTCCATTACAACCGCCATGCTGGCTTGTTCGATCGGTGCCGTTCTTCTCGCACTGGGCGCACCTCGGGCGGTGGCCCTGGCAAAAAAATCCGGCATGTAA
- a CDS encoding zinc-binding metallopeptidase family protein — MLVFPNPVGSGSLWFDNLTTAEGMPVAYDPQARAFLPMRPFCANREIIGCNWIAPKEGAFCRSCAMTALAPDPNIFNAMPNWAETEAAKRWVLDNLGRWHWFRPEDPGTRPVFHMLAEGLTPVAMGHANGVVTISVAEADPVVRATRRQALQEPYRTMVGHMRHEISHMLWWRLSLRNDFLESFREVFGDERADYPAALQNHYHNGPPAYWKEYYLTSYASAHPHEDWAETAAHLLHLTDITDSAIASGLSSPELPGARWDAYSEPDTARLINVAASLAIRVNHVNRSMGLSDLYPFVLSQTAQRKLAFVHDWLRRGAQGR; from the coding sequence ATGTTGGTTTTTCCTAACCCCGTTGGTTCCGGTTCACTCTGGTTCGATAACCTTACCACTGCAGAGGGTATGCCCGTCGCCTACGATCCGCAGGCACGGGCTTTCCTGCCCATGCGGCCGTTCTGCGCAAACCGTGAGATCATCGGATGCAACTGGATCGCGCCCAAGGAAGGCGCTTTCTGCCGTTCCTGCGCGATGACAGCGCTTGCTCCGGATCCGAACATTTTCAATGCCATGCCCAACTGGGCCGAAACCGAGGCGGCAAAGCGCTGGGTGCTCGACAATCTGGGACGCTGGCACTGGTTCCGGCCGGAAGACCCGGGCACTCGCCCAGTATTCCACATGCTTGCCGAAGGGCTGACACCGGTGGCCATGGGGCATGCCAACGGTGTGGTTACGATCAGCGTTGCAGAAGCAGATCCGGTGGTGCGGGCAACACGGCGCCAGGCACTGCAGGAGCCCTATCGGACGATGGTCGGCCATATGCGCCATGAGATTTCTCATATGCTCTGGTGGCGGCTCAGTTTGCGTAACGATTTCCTTGAGTCATTCCGGGAAGTATTTGGCGACGAGCGTGCAGATTATCCGGCCGCGCTCCAGAACCACTACCACAACGGGCCACCGGCATACTGGAAAGAGTATTATCTGACTTCTTACGCCTCGGCACACCCCCATGAAGACTGGGCGGAGACAGCAGCCCACCTGCTTCATCTGACAGACATAACGGACAGCGCCATTGCCTCTGGTCTTTCGTCGCCGGAGTTGCCCGGTGCACGCTGGGACGCATATTCCGAACCGGATACGGCGCGGTTGATTAACGTGGCGGCTTCCCTGGCAATACGGGTCAATCACGTCAATCGCTCCATGGGGCTCTCGGATCTTTATCCCTTTGTTCTGTCTCAAACTGCTCAGCGAAAACTGGCGTTTGTGCATGACTGGCTGCGCCGGGGTGCTCAGGGGCGCTGA
- a CDS encoding DUF2750 domain-containing protein has translation MSSDPLKQILEMNGEERYDYFLSEVLEEREIWILVNAENRFLKIVSEEDGVAHLPVWPSAEFAAGYAQGADDLSPKSISLPDFFKKWVPGLTNDGLEIGVFPGADSTLWITAPEELKRDLQDELSSF, from the coding sequence ATGAGCAGTGACCCGCTAAAGCAAATACTCGAGATGAATGGAGAAGAGCGATACGACTACTTTCTGAGTGAGGTGCTGGAGGAGCGCGAAATCTGGATACTGGTCAATGCCGAGAACCGTTTTCTGAAAATTGTCTCGGAAGAGGACGGCGTGGCGCACTTGCCAGTATGGCCCAGTGCGGAGTTTGCCGCCGGGTACGCTCAGGGGGCGGATGACCTGTCCCCGAAAAGCATATCCCTGCCAGACTTTTTCAAGAAGTGGGTGCCGGGACTGACCAATGACGGGCTTGAAATCGGTGTTTTCCCAGGTGCCGACAGTACCCTCTGGATAACCGCGCCGGAAGAATTGAAGCGCGATCTTCAGGATGAGCTGTCGAGCTTCTAG
- the bhcA gene encoding L-aspartate--glyoxylate aminotransferase BhcA, producing the protein MFEQNPIFIPGPTNIPDRLRHAMNVQSSDHRSPDFVETLAPLLQDCKKVFGTQSGEVVLFPSSGTGGWEAAICNTLSPGDKVLIARYGMFSHRWIDMCQRHGLDVQIIECSWGSGAPADEFQRALSADTQHEIKAVLVTHNETATGVKSDIGAVREAMDSSAHPALLLVDCVSSLASMPFEMDDWGVDIAVSGSQKGFMLVTGMAILGVSQKALAAMENAELSRTFFDFRGMMAANAQGGFPYTPPLQLIYGLRESLKMLFEEGLDNVYARHFRLAEGVRQAVKAWGLDLCAQSPELHSHTVSAIYVPKGFDSNKLTDHAFSKYGVSFGIGLGEMYGKAFRIGHLGSLTDTMVLSGLATIEMAMADLDYPIELGEGVRAAQSYFRKTAA; encoded by the coding sequence ATGTTTGAGCAGAACCCTATCTTTATTCCCGGGCCCACCAATATCCCCGACCGACTGCGCCACGCAATGAATGTGCAAAGCAGCGACCACCGGTCACCGGACTTTGTTGAGACTCTCGCCCCGCTACTGCAGGACTGCAAGAAAGTTTTCGGGACCCAGTCGGGCGAAGTCGTTCTGTTTCCCTCCAGTGGCACCGGGGGCTGGGAAGCTGCCATCTGCAACACTCTGTCCCCCGGCGATAAGGTTTTGATCGCCCGCTACGGTATGTTTTCCCATCGCTGGATTGATATGTGCCAGCGGCATGGGCTGGACGTTCAGATCATTGAATGCTCATGGGGCAGCGGCGCGCCCGCGGATGAATTTCAGCGGGCCTTGAGCGCCGATACCCAGCACGAGATCAAAGCGGTATTGGTAACCCATAACGAAACCGCGACCGGCGTAAAAAGTGACATCGGCGCCGTTCGCGAAGCGATGGACAGCAGCGCTCATCCTGCCCTGTTGCTGGTTGACTGCGTTAGCTCACTGGCCTCCATGCCTTTCGAAATGGACGACTGGGGCGTAGATATCGCTGTTTCGGGTTCCCAGAAGGGTTTCATGCTGGTCACCGGCATGGCTATCCTCGGGGTCAGCCAGAAAGCACTGGCCGCGATGGAGAACGCCGAACTGTCGCGCACTTTCTTCGACTTCCGCGGGATGATGGCGGCCAACGCGCAGGGCGGATTCCCGTACACACCGCCGTTGCAATTGATTTACGGCCTGCGGGAAAGCCTGAAGATGCTGTTTGAAGAAGGGTTGGACAATGTTTACGCCCGTCACTTCCGGCTGGCAGAGGGTGTCCGCCAGGCGGTCAAGGCCTGGGGACTGGACCTGTGCGCCCAGTCTCCCGAACTCCATTCCCATACCGTTAGCGCCATATACGTGCCCAAAGGTTTTGACAGCAACAAACTGACCGACCACGCGTTCTCGAAGTACGGCGTCTCCTTCGGCATTGGCCTGGGCGAAATGTATGGCAAGGCATTCCGCATTGGCCACCTGGGCTCCCTGACCGACACCATGGTTCTGTCCGGACTGGCAACCATCGAGATGGCCATGGCGGATCTTGACTACCCCATCGAGCTGGGCGAAGGCGTTCGCGCCGCCCAGTCCTATTTCCGCAAAACGGCAGCATAA
- a CDS encoding spondin domain-containing protein gives MFFRKKMLLLLPLAALLAGCDSDNGTLLSSAREYRYQVTITNLTAGQPLSPAAVVLHSPSWQAFTLGDSASVALEKLAEGGDNSDFITAADADSNVLSAASGLGVIVPGASEQITASASVSSGDEVLMTWASMPVNTNDGLAAIGGVDLSDLAVGESTMFLAISYDAGTEANTESADTVPGPAASGLAEGFNAVRDDVRDAVYIHTGVVTQDDGLSTSTLGGRQRWDNPIASVRVERLQ, from the coding sequence ATGTTCTTTCGCAAAAAAATGCTCTTACTCCTGCCTCTGGCAGCCCTGTTGGCCGGTTGTGATTCTGACAACGGCACACTCCTGAGCAGCGCCCGGGAATATCGCTATCAGGTAACCATCACCAACCTCACGGCAGGGCAACCGCTCTCCCCAGCAGCGGTTGTTCTTCATAGCCCGAGCTGGCAGGCGTTTACGCTGGGTGACTCTGCGTCAGTCGCTCTGGAGAAACTGGCGGAGGGCGGCGACAACAGCGATTTCATCACGGCGGCAGATGCCGACAGTAACGTCCTCTCTGCGGCCTCCGGGCTGGGGGTCATAGTTCCCGGCGCCTCAGAGCAGATTACGGCTTCAGCCTCGGTTAGCTCCGGAGATGAGGTGCTGATGACGTGGGCGTCAATGCCGGTGAACACCAACGATGGCCTGGCTGCCATTGGCGGTGTTGATCTCAGCGATTTGGCGGTGGGCGAAAGCACGATGTTCCTGGCCATCAGTTACGATGCCGGCACCGAAGCCAACACCGAATCTGCCGACACGGTACCTGGCCCCGCTGCCAGCGGACTGGCAGAAGGTTTTAACGCTGTCAGGGATGATGTCCGGGATGCGGTTTACATCCATACCGGCGTCGTGACTCAGGACGATGGCCTCAGCACCTCCACGCTAGGCGGCCGTCAACGTTGGGACAACCCAATTGCCAGTGTTCGGGTTGAACGGCTGCAATAG